In Drechmeria coniospora strain ARSEF 6962 chromosome 03, whole genome shotgun sequence, the DNA window CCAAGACGTTGCCTACCTGTCCTGCGATGGAGCTCCCGACACCAACTTCATCAACCCCAACAGGATGTTCAACGAGCTCATGAAGCAGAAGCCCAACGCCATCGTGCTCTACTCGACGAGCCAGAACATGTGCGACATATCCTCGGACAGTTCGGGCACCTTTCCCTACGACAACATCctcaccatggccgacgccggcgaggcgtcCAACCTTCTGAACCACCTGAACGCCAGCAAGACGCGAAGCGTCGGCGTCACCATTTCCGGGAACGCGACGGATGGCGACAACGAagcgagcggcggcagcaacaaCTCGGCCGTTGCCATGAGCATCCTCTACAGCATCACGGGCCTCATcaccctcctcttcctcgtcatcatcgccaccgGAGCCATCCGGGCTCACCGGTACCCGGAAAGGTACGGCCCCCGAAACGCCATCGGAGGCAGGGCGCGACAGAGCCGAGCCAAGGGGCTGGCCCGCGCCGTGCTCGACACCATTCCCATCGTCAAGTTTGGACCCCAGGAATCGACCAAGGTGGACCCTCAGCTTGAGCTCgaagcgtcgacgagccgcagCGAGCCCGGCACGCAGATGACGCGGCCGAGcatggccgaggaggccagcaccgccggcggcgccggcgcctcgcGACGGCAGAGCCGcgacacgacgacgtcgggcaACCACTCGGCCGACAACGAgcgggccgaggaggaccaCCTGGGATGCTCCATCTGCACCGAAGACTTCAAGGTCGGCGAAGATGTGCGAGTGCTGCCGTGCAATCATCAGTTCCACCCCAACTGCGTCGACCCCTGGCTCATCGACGTGTCCGGAACCTGTCCCCTCTGGTGAGTCGACGGCGGTCCGCGCTGCTTCccccccgtcctcgtcggcctgctgaCCTGCCACGCCGCCTCAGCCGGCTGGATCTGCGACCGAGCCACGCGAACGCCAGGAaagcgtcgacggccggtgacgacgagtCCATCGCCCCTCCGCTGGCTCTCGAAGCCGAGGATGGACGCCCCCCGTCAAGCTCCCGCGCCCGTCGCTTCTCTCGCCTCCTCGACATCAACAGGCTGCGGCAGGCACCGGTGGAGGAGCGGATCGAGGCCCTTCGACAGATGCGGGCCCGGACGAGCGAgcacgaggcggccgacgccgaggcggccgacagGCCGCACgccgtccgcctcgccgacaagctcaAGGACAAATTTCGGATCCGCACGAGGCCGCAACCGGCCGAGCGGGTAGATGGGTAGCGCCGTCCAGCTCGGGCCCAAGGGCCAGTGCGAGTCGCGCTGATGGGCTTCGGGGGAAGCGACggttcctcggccgacgctgccgtcaACCCCCTTGCTTAGTTTTACTGTCTTGTCGGGCCTGGTTTGCAGGTCGCGGGCGTTGGGTCCGCAACGGACGGAACAGTCATGGAGTATTCACGGAGCATTGCGCGGCGTTTTCTGCGGCACACTCGGCGCTGGCTTGGTTCTTATACCTCGGGGTGAATGAAATTTCGGACGAGATGAAGACGAACACGACCCTGCCCGGTTCGAGCAGGGGCCCCCACGACCTGCTCGGGCCCAACATTGGCCGTGGTATTGAAGTGATGCATTCGCCTGTCGGCCGTGGCTCGCACGAACGACATGACATGACCATGACATTAcagctcctcgccgaccgGGTCTCGACACGGGGGACGATGCATAGAAATGGCCGGGCAGGCATGTCTTGGAACGACAACCATCGCTCGCCGCAGCTCGGGGGCGGGTGCCTGCTCCAAAGCCAAGGCCGGGCGGCACCTCCTTCATGGCGATACGATGCGGACACGGATCACGATATCGGTTGGGGCTTTATGGTTTTGCTTGGAGACGATGAAATGACGGCGCGCAGTCCTCGCAACCAGCGGCGCTCCTCGCACGATCTCGACGCTGTTGTGGTGTTGAGGGACGAAGGAAGCCCCGGGAGGGGGTTCAAGAtgagagggcggcgaggcagcggCAGGAAGAAGCATCTCGAGGCCTGCCGCTGGCGACTTTCAACAGATCCAAATGGCCTATACGACCGCCGTGCTCCTTTGGCTCCTTGTCAGCATGTGCCCCATCCGTCCTCGCACTCCTTCTACCCCTACTCCCGAGAGCGACATGGCACCGGACTTGTCGGTAGCTGGTTGCCAAGGCGCAGGATGGGGCTCTCATCACGGGCACGAGATGACCAGCGACGTCGGCAATCATCACCTTGTACATGATGGCCGGGTCACCAGATTCGTCTACTGCTGCCGACCTGAGTGGACTCTACTGtgaccccccccccggagCGCTCTCGGCACGCAGGTGAACAGAATCGTGAAAGAGCCAGCCCAGGGGACTCGGACGTGCTGCTGACGAGACAGCAACCTGTCGGTACGGAAGAGATGGATTCGGCTCATGTGCTGCAACTGCGACACGGCGAGGGTGATGCCCCTCCGATGGCGCTCCGTCAAACGAGGGAGAGCAACAGACGGCAGCCGATATAGATGGCATTCGACGAGGCGAAGGAGGAGATGCGGCAAGATCTGTCTTGGGGCGCAAGGATACGGTCAAGAGGTTTGCTTGGCTGGTCTCTCGACGATGGCTCGCGTCTCTCAAGTGGGGAGTGTCCCAGAAGGAATGGAGAGGAGGCACGTTCCGGGCTACGATCTAGCTTGCCGTGAGCACCAAGTTACGGCTAGTACAAGTGCTCGCGCTGCACTGCACTCGTAGGGGCAGCATGTTGCCCGAGGTGTGCGTGTGGCAAGCTGCAAGTAGGAGACAGCGCTTGTGCATGGGAATCATGGCACCTCTCTTGGCCGTCGTTGCGGTCGACAGGTAGTATCGAATCCGAGTAGCAAGTTTCATTCATCGGCGTACACGCACTGTTTTATCTACCTTTTCGCTTGGGAATGCGACGACGGGAGAAGACGTTTCGATGAAGCTTGCGTCGATTGATTCATAATGGCTCATATTCTATCCAACTCCGCGTATCCATTCAGACAAGCAAAAAAATCCAGAGATGTGAACGGAACCATCCAACAAACAAGGCGACCCTCCTTGCGCCAGCAGATATCCAACGACCAGGCTGCCCTCGCGAGGTGTCGACTCGAAAGCTTCCGCCATGCACAACCCATGTAACAGCAAATGCCAACACAGAAAAGTAGAACGGGCCAAgtatatacagtacagcagggGGGAGGAGGCTCGAAGAGCGGTGGAACCGTCTCTTGCCCGACCAAGATCGACTTCCTCATCCAGCGGCACCGAGAGAAGGACAGGGTAGGCGTCGGAGGACAGGGCAAATGGCCGAGGATAAAACTCGGTTTGCACTCAGTGAACCGAAGCGTATGCGCCGCCGTTTTCATTGACGCTGGCGCCATTCACCAGTTTTTCGGCTTTGAAGTACGAGTAGCCGTGAAGATAGTCGAGCTTGTCCAACCGCGGGATAACTTCCGCCATGAACTGGTTGACATCCCCGTCGTTGGGGGCAAACTCGGTCAGCCAAATAGGCTTATTATCACAAATCGTATAGGCATCTGCGAGGTGCGTGAAGAGGGTCTCTCTGAATTTGAACCCGGAGTACCAGTGGACGTTGCAGAAATCGATTACACATGGCTCCGGCAGCTGCTTGCAGGCCGCCAGGAAATTTTTGAGCCAATCGAGACCCTTGTttgcctcgccgccagcgTTGCTGACGGACGGGGCGCCGAGTGTGATATTATCTTTCTTATAAGGATTCATGAGAGCGACgaagtcgacggcagcctgtTGGGGAGTTAAGTTGGACTGCTCCGGAATATCGGGTTCGTTGAAGCTGAAAAAGATCTTGGAGCCTGCCGCAATGGCCTGCTCGGCGATAGCGGGCCAGGCAGTTCTACGTTTATCATCGCTGCCCCACAAGGTGGGAATGTAGGTAAAGCCGGCGTTGACGCCGCTGGGGCAAGTCGGTTGCCAGTTATAGCCCCAGGAGCATGTGTCGCAGGATTTCTTGAGTGTATTGGCCGCATCCAGACTCTCGAATGCAATGCCTCGTTTTCCACCGGGGAAGGGAGAACCGCCAGCCTgtgcaggagcaggagcaggagcaggagcaggagcaggagcaggagcaggagcaggagcaggagcaggagcaggagcaggagcaggagcaggagcaggagaagtctgagcctgagcctgagcctgagctTGAGCCTGggcctgagcctgagcctgagcctgagcctgagcctgagcctgagcctgagcctggGCCTGGGCCGCATCTACAGGCGGAGCGGCTTGCTGGGGCGGTGCCGGCTTGACATTATAGACAAAGTCTTTCCCGGCGTCCGGCTTGTGATattcgacgacggtcgaggtGATGGTCTCTACTTTGTGAACGACCTCTCGCTTGTGAGCCTCGCCGCGATGATTGTGGCGGTGGTTAGAGGCCGAGACCTGCCCAGTGAGGGCAGAGACGGCCGCGAGGGCGGCAATGGTCTTGCGGAACATGGTGGCGGGTCGACAACCTTGGTGGAGGGACGGTACGACGGATGGTGCTTGGGACGGCAATGAGAGGGGCGGTGTTGCTCAACGGCTTGATAAGATGATGTCGGCCGCACTCTCTACCGCAGCCGAATCGGACGGCGAGTATACGAAAATGGGGAAAGGGGGAATTTCAAAGCGATCAACGACGACAATACTCTCGAGTCCTTCGAGGTCGGATGGGCGAGCCGGCACGGCCGAAAAGGAAGGTCGGGGCAGACGGAGGGAGCTTCGAAAGACAAGAAAAGAAAAAGGGAGGCGTGAGGATCGAATGGTGAGgcggagagggggggggcggatTGTTGGATGTAAATATGTATTACCCCGTGCGAGTGGAGGGGAGGTTAGGGGaagggaggaggacgagagggcGGAGTTGAGATGATAAGGCGAGacgaaggcgaaggcgacggtgTTGACGACGGATGCGAGTGGGGCAACGGGCGCAAACACCCCAACCAGCCCCTAAAGAACACCCGGATGGcgccagggggggggggggtcaaGGTAGGTTCGCAGGCAAGAGGGACGAGGGTCGTTCTGGCTCTACATACCGCGCCACGACAACCTTTTGGGTGGGTTGCGGCCGAGTCGTCGTGGTGTATGAGGACGGGAATGTcagtacgagcacatgtacatgtacttagttgtacttgcggtaagtacatgtaagtgtaagtatggcgtacgtgtacagtactgtacaatgcGCAGTCCGGGTACaatgtacctaagtacatcGAAgcatccaagtactgtacttaaggTACTGTAGAGTGggcaagtgcggagtaccggagtacatctacttCTGGTAGCACTTGTGGGtgccagcaagtacatgtacttgcagcttCGTACCCCGGACTCCCGATGCGGTATTCCATGCTCCATCGCGCACAAGTACCTTTATGTgcatgtgtactccgtactccgtatctgTAAGTATTAGCTGTGCTCCGGACGTAATGCACCCATGGCAGTGCATATGTGCCAGTggcgtgtacttgcatcgtTACACCatacaataagtacatgtacctgcgtCTGCACGTACCGTTGTCAGCATGCTTGCGTGGCCATGTAGatagtacatgcacggcACTTGACCCAGCCGAGTTCTACATGcacaaagtacatgcacaaccaTGACGGGATGTTTCCcacaagtacggggtacacgACATGAACAAGCATACCCAGGTATCTACTTACTGTGCAACACAAGCACCTCCCTGGCGTTCACTTACAAGTGCACCTGCCATGACCAACAGTATTTGCACTTGAACCCACAACTGCAGCAAATAGTAAGATACTGTACTTTACTACCGTACACggacgcaagtacagtacttacaggcaccacggtaggtacctaagcAGGTAGGCACATgtaaagtacagtaggtaggtggCGAACTGGTCGTCCGCACTTGCTGCCGTGCTCCTTTCTGGTCTTGCACCTGGCACTTGCCACGGCGGCTGCTGGCTGTGCACGGCTCGAATGCTGAATCGACGACATGGATGGGAAGAAAAGGGCCCTGAGGAACGCACCCGCCTTCCTTGGACGCTGGTCAAACGGCGGAGGAATGAATTGGCCGATGGGCCAGCATCCCTTGAGTCGAGGAAGCGAAGCTGAGGTTGGGGAATGGACGGCCGACAAATGGTCGCTGAGCTGTCTTCATAGCTGCCAGCCGACACTAGGGCCCTGGGAACGAAGCAAGGTACCCACCGGGCAGCGACCGCACAGGTTGGCGAGCACAGCCACCGCGGaaggcaagtaagtacaggtactcgcGCACCACCTGGCTTGCGGTGAGCGTGCGGGTACGTGCACTTGGGCATGGCGCCATGCCGGCGGTGCTTGTCCTTGCTTGGGCCCGCCGTGCCAGAGCCAGAGATCCCTGCGCACCTGTTGAATCAACCACCCTcttcggcggccgcctcgccgctagtgcagccggcggccagGCTCGGCAACGAGCTGTGCGGGCTTGCATGGGTTGGGAGAAAACGAATGGGTGGTGCCAGCTTCCAGCTGCCGCCCGCCCATTGGCCGAGCCGACGGTCAGGCGGCCCCGGTCGGCCATGAGCAGCCACTGATGGTCGCACATTTAGACCTCGGACGGTGGGGGGGTTCCCGCCGAGTCAGGTCGGCGCACCGTTTCGGCACCAGCcaacggcgagggcaagtacaggtaccgacggtgccggcagcGGTGCACGGCGCGcgcggtacatgtacgcggACGCAGGTCCGAGGCGACGAAACGGGCAAGGCCAGCTAGCACACGTACCAGAACTAGCCTTTGCACTAGTCGGcattgcttgcttgcacaaGTAGTGGtggcatgtaagtacggagtattattactttagTACTTACCAGCAACCacgctgtacaagtacttacacgcacgcacgcaagtacttgtgcccCGTGCTGtgagtacttgtgcggaCACTCGCAAGGAGGCCGGGAGGCCCGGCGATTTTCTCCATGGCTGGGGCCCAATCATGTCGCGAACCGGCCCTGGACAAGGACAAGATGAAACGTGCCTCACGACTGGGTGAAAATGACCCGATACGAGACGACTGGGCCGACGAGATCTAGTTTCGAATCCGAtcacgacgtcgacgtaAGCGCATGCCGAGCGGCGCAGGAGCCAAGCAGGCGCAGCAGAGCTTGGCGAGATTCGAAGGCAGCCGCATATCGGTCAAGAACTGGTCGGCTTGGCTGCAGGTACAGTGGTGAGGGTCCACGGTCGCAGCGGGCGcattacctgtacatgtactccgcaggtgcaagtactttagtacagtacgtgatTGAGGCCGGGCCCCCCCTGTCGCAGCGagcgtacttgcacttgtacaactacatgcacagtaattactgcacgtaagtaagtatgtgccAGCATTATTACCgtatctgtactccgtacggagaagTTTACTTCCAGCAATTACTTGTAcgacgtaagtactgtaagtatttaTGCCTGGCCATATTGGTGTGGGACAGTGAGAGCAATACGTGCCAGAGGCATgtaccgcaagtacaagcaatgCGGAGTTCAGATGTggctacagtacttgaaaGCACCGACCCGAGCAGAGTGCGggcgcatgtacaagtacaacgaTGCCACAACGATGCCACGACCGGCACGGAGAAGTGAGGCAAGTTTTTGCCGGGTGCTGGCTTCCAAAGCCGGGCACGGCCAAGTTGGCGCGATACATTGCAGCGCGCCGCAGGTGGCGCTCGATTGCCGTGTGATTCTGAGCGAGACGAAGTGCACCTGCGGTTCGGCGTTGGCCAAGCACCATGACGCCGCAGTGGCATGACGTTGCGGGAATTAAAGTTGTTTCTCATGCTTGTTTctgcctcggcgccgccgcgcctTGAACGAGCAGGCCCTTGTCGTGACGCCGGCAATGCGTGAGATTGACCGACGAAACACGACGGCAGGTCCTGAAGGCTGTGCCAGTACGAgaacgtactccgtagtgtgcatgtagtacttgtaataccAAGTGCCTTTGACATATGCGGCGGTGGTGCGCGAACCGGCCAGTCCGGAGTATTTATGAATACCTTGGTACTCATATTAAGTGTACACTACTgaagtacgtacagtacatgtactccgtacagtaattatacTTGCAGTAGGTTACGAATGGACACCTCAGGGTATtcgtacgtgcaagtactaaCATACTTACCGGACTTTGGTGTACTGTGGTGcgtgcgtactgtacatgtgcagtacttgcctatcactgtacagtacgtaatTACATAGTACCTACCGAAGTACAAGGACTTGGAGGCATCGACAAGTAGGTCCAAGTGCAGGAAAGCAGTACGGGGTATTGGCTGTACGGAGGATAAAATACAGGAGGTGCTTGGGCCTGGGTACTAGGTCTAGTAGGTGGGCGAGCGCTCACCAACATGCTGAGCCAAGTCCAAGTAATTGTGCTGTACGaatacttacaagcactTCAACGGATGCTCGTACAGCAAGTTCGTATAATTATTAATAGAATCAATGCACCTTCTGTAGGTGTTCAACTAGGTgaacagagtacagtacagtaatacttacatgtccTTGAATTcatattactgcaagtacggagtcccCGTAccagatgtacatgtaagtaattgtacttgtacatgtgacTACTGTAGGGGTAgttccatgtacatgtacatgtgcatgtgcatgcctCAGCATTCCGGCCAGGAGAGGGTTTACGAAATGGATGGACCGTGTTCGATGGCCCCATCAATCCCTGTTCGCAAATGGTTTCAACCGTTGGTTCACTTTTCAACCGGCCCACGTCATGGCAAGTTCTGCTTCTGAACGGCGCCGATCCCTGCCACGGGGGAGAATGGAGAGAAATTGGACCAACTGGCCATGCCAAGCAGCCAAGGCTTGGGCTCGCGGTGTGAAGCGAGCCTATACCGTATActcgtacaactactccgtaagtacgtgtacaagtatgattattactccgtactccgtaaagtCCTTGCGGATCGGAGCGCAGTCCGTATCacgcctgcaagtactccgcaatGCTTGTGTTGTCCTTGGTTTACCGCACAAATAAGTACGTGTCGGAGGGAACTGTGGTgaacagtacaagtacttacagtactgtagatgtacttgcacagccACCTCCATTCACACCGTGCAGTACGGGTACATTGTAGCTGCACGTTCCCCTTGCCCGTGCTGTAATACGTGCTTGGCACTGtctgtacctacagtaggtacgCCTGCACATTCTGCTTGCAGAGCCATGCAGTCTGTGTAAAAAGTTAGTTGTGGACATGCAGTAATAGTGGCAAGTAAATCCAGCACGAAAACtttgcacatgtacgtacttgtaagcaTGTATACTGAGCACAGTATTCACATACatatacttgcttgcatatACCGAATACGGATACGCAGTTGTATTAATAGTGCAAATAAGCAAGCGCaccttgcaagtacgtaagcGCTCAGTCCCTTGCCGGCTTCGAgaacgtcgtcgagcgacggCCAAACCAGTGATGCGGCAAATAAGACGCCCGTGTTCGCAAAGGCAGCCACCCACCTGCGCATGCTATACTTGGACCCTTTATGCTTGAGCATCTGGCCCGCCCCTTCAGCCGCCTGCGTTCAGCCCATTCCGGGGGGTGGCCTGGTCTACCGTCCATGTGCGACTCAGGCCGGAAATGAAGTATAACACAAGCACAGCTACCTATAGCTCGTGTGCGAAATACTgggctgcaagtacttaagtatcACTTACAGTAAAATaagggtacatgtacggagtatgtgcgtacatgtaagtaattgTATTTACTACTAACCTAGTGTACAAGTGCTGGGCAGCCAGTGCAAGCACTGTGTATACCTGAAAGAACAACGGCTTGCCGTACGAACACCGCCGGCACCAAGTATGCAAATCCAGGTCaacatgtacctgcatgtacttgcagcgtaAGTAGGTTgcgcacttactgtacttgctgtaggtgtatatTTACCGGTAATATCATGCAGTTGTACTTTGGTAATCACACAACACGTTGGCTTTGCCGGCCAAGGCTTTGTTGGAAACGCCATCAAACGAGATTTCGCCTCGACAATTCGCCAGCGTCCTTGGCGCGGATCCGTCCCCTCCCTGCCGTTGCATTCGCCTTCATTTCCTGCTTTCGTGGGAGGTCGAAATGCCGCTGCAGGATCGCTGATCGGACGACATTCGAAGGAGCGGGCGCATCGTGTACGGAGTCGGTGTCACGTACATGCCCCTACGTATTCGCTACCCATGCACGCACTgcacttgtagttgtagatgGGCAGCACTTGTACGCGACAGCCTACGGAAACTCCGTAATCACCGTGGTattgctcctcgtcgtccagaAAAGGACAGCCTAGACTGGCGACGGTGGATTCCCGATTTCGCGCgtggcggcgatgaagccGGTTGTGGAAAAGACTGGAATTGTTCACTAACGTTGCCAAGGTGAACGAGTCCGGACGAATGCGCCGAGCACTATTAGCGCTTGCGCACCCACAGCTTGAAACTTGCGTCCAGTCTTTGGACCTACAAatcagtacttacctactaaCTAATTAACTTACtaactacaagtacctatcgtagtacggagtactttgtacgTGGTTATTTGCAGCGCATATAGGGGTGCGCCTTCAGCATGTATGCCTGGACCCGCACGCAGTAGGTATCTGCACCTAAGCCAGTGTACCGTAGCCGTGCACTGAtggtgtaagtgtaagtaggCGAGTGCCAAAGGAACAGGCCTGCAAGTCTCGTGGTCGCTTGTTTGTGGCCCGGTCGTGGAATTTGACAGACAATCGGCCACTTCGCTGGCTATCCTTGATCGTTTCGCCCGACTGCCCTTGTCCGAACTACATGTCTATCGAAGAGGCATGGGGGACCGCCATCGTCGCACCGGCcagacgacggctccggaCCTCATGGTTGCCtcgtccatcgtcgccatcgacggcttcATGCTGGGCACGCAAGACGAAGGGTGCCATCGGAACCAATGCCTACAAGTGCAGTGTTTGTTCGAAATGGCCTACGCAAGTGCACCCGCGCCTCGCGTGAGCGCTGTTCGGTGTCCATGACCTtgttcatcgtcgtcgagccttGACACCAGATACGCCGTTCGGTACCAAACGCGGACCTCGACAAGCGGCAAACGACGCTCGGCCCCTTGACGACGCGTCGGGGGCCCTCTTGCTGCCGAAGCGACCGACTGCCACTTGAAGGCATCGATCAAGAAGCGCCCTGATGCTGACGCGGCCAACGAACAAACGTGACCACCCTCgttcgtcgccatggcccgGCAAGCAAATCCGAGTCGACCATGTGCTTTGCCATCGAGCCGCATTGCCGAGCACCTGCCAAAGGCCTGCATGGCCGGTACGCACCGACCCCGTCGCCGGAGCTGTTGATGGCTTCCCGTGGACGCCAGGGCAAAGCACGGCAGGGCATGCACATGTTCTGCGAACCGTGAGCGGCCAACTGCCCCGGCCCCCCCGGAGTGCTCGTACG includes these proteins:
- a CDS encoding RING-7 protein, coding for MPNVARVPIATSVLAVFLAAVATVGADDGATVSPVSQVPALASSNSLQLTLSAQSSHQYTVIPLTQNPGLNGSLPSPGYVKIVGNLRAATATTYFDIKGPQDVAYLSCDGAPDTNFINPNRMFNELMKQKPNAIVLYSTSQNMCDISSDSSGTFPYDNILTMADAGEASNLLNHLNASKTRSVGVTISGNATDGDNEASGGSNNSAVAMSILYSITGLITLLFLVIIATGAIRAHRYPERYGPRNAIGGRARQSRAKGLARAVLDTIPIVKFGPQESTKVDPQLELEASTSRSEPGTQMTRPSMAEEASTAGGAGASRRQSRDTTTSGNHSADNERAEEDHLGCSICTEDFKVGEDVRVLPCNHQFHPNCVDPWLIDVSGTCPLCRLDLRPSHANARKASTAGDDESIAPPLALEAEDGRPPSSSRARRFSRLLDINRLRQAPVEERIEALRQMRARTSEHEAADAEAADRPHAVRLADKLKDKFRIRTRPQPAERVDG